One region of Mycobacterium riyadhense genomic DNA includes:
- a CDS encoding sensor histidine kinase, with the protein MTVFSALLLAAVLSAAALAVGVAAGTRLSSRIVQRRQRVATESTGITVAQMLQRIVALMPVGVAVVDSHRDVVYLNDRARELGLVRDRQLDDQAWQAAKQALSGDEVEFDLPPGKRPSGRSGLAVHGQARLLSEEDRRFAVVFANDHSDYARMEATRRDFVANVSHELKTPVGAMALLAEALLASADDSDTVRRFAEKVLIEANRLGDMVAELIELSRLQGAERLSNVTDVDVDTIVSEAISRHKVAADNARIDVRTDAPSGLRVLGDQTLLVTALANLVSNAIAYSPPGSPVSISRRRRGDNIEIAVTDRGIGIALEDQERVFERFFRGDKARSRATGGSGLGLAIVKHVAANHNGTIGVWSKPGTGSTFTLSIPASSAATAPDHVEPEGDDEQPEQSQRRDVRPNRSQREEELSR; encoded by the coding sequence GTGACTGTGTTCTCGGCACTGTTGCTGGCCGCGGTCCTGTCCGCGGCGGCACTGGCCGTAGGCGTCGCGGCTGGAACCAGGCTGTCGTCGCGGATTGTTCAACGCCGGCAACGAGTGGCCACCGAGTCGACGGGAATCACCGTCGCACAGATGCTGCAACGAATCGTCGCGCTGATGCCGGTGGGCGTGGCGGTTGTGGATAGCCATCGCGACGTCGTTTATCTCAACGATCGCGCCAGGGAGTTAGGCCTGGTGCGCGACCGTCAGCTCGACGACCAGGCTTGGCAGGCCGCAAAGCAGGCGCTGAGCGGCGACGAGGTTGAGTTCGATCTGCCACCAGGCAAGCGTCCCTCTGGGCGATCCGGGCTGGCGGTGCATGGGCAAGCCCGATTGCTTAGTGAGGAGGACCGCCGATTCGCGGTGGTCTTCGCCAATGACCACTCTGACTATGCCCGCATGGAGGCGACGCGGCGTGACTTTGTGGCCAACGTCAGCCACGAGCTCAAGACCCCGGTTGGTGCGATGGCCCTGCTCGCCGAGGCGCTGCTGGCATCGGCGGATGACTCCGACACCGTTCGCCGGTTCGCCGAAAAAGTGCTCATTGAGGCCAATCGACTGGGCGACATGGTTGCCGAGCTGATCGAGCTGTCCCGACTGCAGGGCGCCGAACGGTTGTCCAACGTGACCGATGTTGACGTCGATACCATTGTGTCCGAAGCGATTTCGCGTCACAAGGTGGCCGCCGACAACGCCCGCATCGATGTTCGTACCGACGCGCCGAGCGGGTTGCGGGTGCTGGGCGACCAAACATTGCTGGTGACGGCGCTGGCCAACCTGGTGTCCAATGCGATCGCATATTCGCCCCCAGGGTCGCCGGTGTCGATCAGCCGCCGCAGGAGAGGCGACAACATCGAGATCGCCGTCACCGACCGGGGCATCGGCATCGCTCTCGAAGACCAGGAGCGGGTCTTCGAGCGGTTCTTCCGCGGAGACAAGGCCCGGTCGCGGGCGACCGGCGGCAGCGGACTGGGGCTGGCCATCGTCAAACACGTCGCCGCCAACCACAACGGCACCATCGGCGTGTGGAGCAAGCCGGGAACCGGATCGACATTCACGTTGTCCATCCCGGCATCAAGCGCGGCCACGGCGCCGGACCACGTGGAGCCCGAGGGCGACGACGAACAACCCGAACAATCGCAACGGCGCGACGTGCGGCCCAACCGGTCACAACGAGAGGAAGAGCTAAGTCGATGA
- the regX gene encoding two-component sensory transduction protein RegX, with the protein MTSVLIVEDEESLADPLAFLLRKEGFEATVVTDGPAALAEFDRAGADIVLLDLMLPGMSGTDVCKQLRARCSVPVIMVTARDSEIDKVVGLELGADDYVTKPYSARELIARIRAVLRRGGDDDSEIGDGVLESGPVRMDVERHVVSVNGDTITLPLKEFDLLEYLMRNSGRVLTRGQLIDRVWGADYVGDTKTLDVHVKRLRSKIEADPANPVHLVTVRGLGYKLEG; encoded by the coding sequence ATGACGAGTGTGCTGATCGTAGAGGACGAGGAGTCGTTGGCCGATCCGTTGGCGTTTCTGCTGCGCAAGGAGGGCTTTGAGGCCACGGTGGTGACCGATGGTCCCGCGGCGCTCGCCGAGTTCGACCGGGCTGGCGCCGACATCGTGTTGCTCGACTTGATGCTGCCAGGGATGTCGGGAACTGATGTGTGCAAGCAGCTGCGTGCCCGTTGCAGCGTGCCGGTGATCATGGTGACCGCTCGGGACAGCGAGATTGACAAGGTGGTCGGCCTGGAACTCGGTGCCGACGATTACGTGACCAAGCCCTATTCGGCACGCGAGTTGATCGCACGGATCCGGGCGGTGCTGCGCCGTGGTGGCGACGACGACTCCGAAATCGGCGATGGCGTCCTGGAATCCGGGCCGGTCCGGATGGACGTCGAACGCCATGTCGTCTCGGTGAACGGTGACACCATTACGTTGCCGCTGAAGGAATTCGACCTACTGGAATACCTGATGCGCAACAGTGGGCGGGTGCTGACCCGCGGACAGCTGATCGATCGGGTCTGGGGTGCGGACTACGTCGGCGACACCAAGACGCTCGACGTCCACGTCAAGCGGTTGCGGTCCAAGATCGAGGCCGATCCGGCCAATCCGGTGCACCTGGTGACGGTGCGGGGCTTGGGTTACAAGCTCGAGGGCTAG
- a CDS encoding GMC family oxidoreductase: MSRLADRATASFGTALLPEERGGPSAAELVERVDRYVMRMPTSSRLAVRVGLLSLAAASYLTTGRSLSRLGPAERELVLRRVAVLSPDAGAAVDGLKAIVLLANGADTYAQELLSRAQQHDVARPDAALNVTSSSESPSVVTTDAVVVGSGAGGAMVARTLTRAGMNTVVLEEGRRWTVEEFRTTHPIDRFSGLYRGAGATVALGRPAVMLPMGRAVGGTTVINSGTCYRPPLAVQRRWRDEFGLGLADPDRLAGQLDEVERTLRVAPVPLDVMGRNGNLLLDAAKSLGWQAAPIPRNAPGCEGCCQCAIGCPRNAKFGVHLNALPQACAAGARIVSQARVERVLHEYGRARGVRARRPDGTAIDVLAEAVVVAAGATETPGLLRRSGLGGHPRLGRNLAVHPATMLAGRFDDDVYAWRGVLQSAAVHEFHESDGVLIEATSTPPGMGSMIFPGYGAELLRWLDRAPQVATFGALVADQGVGSVLAVRGETLVRYHIAQADLAKLRVAQEAIGRLLFAAGAVEVLTGLPGAMTATSFPALQDVLRQTHPRSLHLAAFHPTGTAAAGADEQFCPVDETGRLRGVNGVWVADASILPSCPEVNPQVSIMAMALAVADQIVGAR; encoded by the coding sequence ATGAGCCGTCTCGCCGATCGGGCTACCGCTTCGTTCGGCACCGCGTTACTACCCGAGGAGCGCGGCGGTCCGTCGGCGGCCGAGTTGGTCGAGCGCGTCGACCGCTACGTCATGCGAATGCCTACCTCCTCGCGGCTGGCGGTGCGTGTCGGTCTGCTGTCACTGGCCGCGGCGAGCTACCTGACCACCGGCCGATCGCTGTCGCGGCTCGGGCCCGCCGAGCGGGAACTGGTGCTGCGTCGGGTCGCCGTGCTGAGCCCGGATGCCGGCGCGGCCGTGGACGGCTTGAAGGCCATCGTGCTGCTGGCCAACGGCGCAGACACCTATGCGCAGGAATTGCTCTCCCGCGCGCAGCAACACGACGTTGCGCGCCCCGACGCGGCCTTGAACGTCACCTCGTCGAGCGAGAGCCCGTCCGTCGTTACCACCGATGCCGTGGTCGTCGGCTCCGGCGCCGGCGGCGCGATGGTGGCGCGCACCCTGACACGGGCAGGCATGAACACCGTTGTGCTCGAAGAGGGGCGGCGCTGGACGGTCGAGGAATTCCGTACCACCCACCCAATCGACCGCTTTTCCGGCCTGTACCGCGGCGCCGGGGCAACCGTCGCACTGGGGCGTCCGGCGGTGATGCTACCGATGGGGCGGGCGGTCGGCGGCACCACCGTCATCAACTCCGGCACCTGCTACCGGCCGCCACTTGCCGTGCAGCGACGTTGGCGCGACGAATTCGGCCTCGGGCTAGCCGACCCGGACCGGTTGGCCGGCCAACTTGACGAGGTGGAGCGCACTCTGCGCGTCGCGCCCGTGCCGCTGGACGTCATGGGCCGCAACGGGAACCTGCTGCTGGACGCCGCCAAGTCGCTGGGCTGGCAAGCGGCTCCCATTCCGCGCAATGCGCCCGGTTGTGAAGGCTGCTGCCAGTGCGCGATCGGCTGCCCGCGCAACGCCAAATTCGGCGTACACCTCAACGCCCTGCCTCAGGCCTGCGCGGCCGGCGCGCGGATCGTTTCGCAGGCGCGGGTCGAACGGGTGCTGCACGAATATGGACGGGCTCGCGGGGTGCGTGCCCGCCGGCCTGATGGGACCGCGATCGACGTGCTCGCCGAGGCCGTCGTGGTGGCCGCCGGTGCTACCGAGACGCCAGGTCTGTTGCGGCGCAGCGGCCTTGGTGGACATCCGCGGCTCGGCCGGAACCTCGCGGTGCATCCAGCGACGATGCTCGCCGGGCGCTTCGACGACGATGTTTACGCGTGGCGCGGCGTGCTCCAAAGCGCTGCGGTGCACGAGTTTCACGAGTCCGACGGCGTGCTGATCGAAGCGACCTCAACGCCGCCCGGCATGGGGTCGATGATCTTCCCCGGCTACGGAGCCGAGCTGCTGCGCTGGCTCGACCGGGCACCCCAGGTCGCGACCTTCGGTGCGCTGGTGGCCGATCAGGGCGTCGGCTCGGTGCTGGCGGTGCGCGGCGAAACGCTGGTGCGGTACCACATCGCCCAGGCCGACCTCGCCAAGTTGCGGGTGGCGCAGGAGGCTATCGGTCGGCTGCTCTTCGCCGCCGGCGCCGTCGAGGTGCTCACCGGCCTGCCCGGCGCGATGACCGCAACCTCGTTCCCCGCGCTGCAGGACGTGTTGCGGCAAACTCACCCCCGCAGCCTGCACCTGGCTGCCTTCCATCCCACGGGCACGGCGGCCGCCGGCGCCGACGAGCAGTTCTGTCCGGTCGACGAGACCGGCCGGCTGCGCGGCGTCAACGGTGTGTGGGTTGCCGACGCGTCAATCCTGCCCAGCTGCCCGGAGGTGAACCCGCAGGTGTCGATCATGGCGATGGCGTTAGCGGTCGCCGACCAGATCGTCGGCGCCCGCTAG
- a CDS encoding FadR/GntR family transcriptional regulator yields the protein MNQSLKIQPPNRQRVDEQIATSIADAILDGVFPPGSALPPERELAEQLGVNRTSLRQGLARLQQMGLIEVRHGSGSVVCDPQSLTHPAVVEALVRKLGPDFLVELLEIRAALGPLIGRLAADRNTPEDSDALRVALAVVQEANTPAERQAADLAYFRVLIHSTRNRALGLLYRWVEQAFGGREHELTGAYNDAAPVVADLRAITEAVVSGDGENAAGTVEAYLNASALRMVAAYTNGG from the coding sequence ATGAACCAATCACTCAAGATTCAGCCGCCGAATCGTCAGCGTGTGGACGAGCAGATCGCCACGTCGATCGCCGACGCGATCCTCGATGGAGTTTTCCCGCCCGGCTCGGCGTTGCCGCCCGAGCGCGAGCTCGCAGAGCAGTTGGGTGTCAACCGCACATCGTTGCGCCAGGGCCTGGCCCGGCTGCAGCAGATGGGTCTTATCGAGGTCCGCCACGGCAGTGGCAGCGTGGTCTGTGACCCCCAGAGCCTCACTCATCCCGCGGTGGTTGAGGCGTTGGTCCGCAAACTGGGCCCGGACTTCCTCGTCGAGTTGCTTGAGATCCGCGCCGCGTTGGGCCCGTTGATCGGCCGGTTAGCGGCCGACCGGAACACGCCCGAGGATTCCGACGCGTTGCGTGTGGCGCTCGCGGTGGTGCAAGAGGCGAACACCCCCGCAGAGCGGCAGGCGGCCGATCTCGCCTACTTCCGGGTGCTCATTCACAGCACCCGCAACCGCGCATTGGGGTTGCTGTATCGCTGGGTCGAGCAAGCCTTCGGCGGCCGCGAGCACGAACTCACCGGAGCCTACAACGACGCCGCGCCAGTGGTGGCCGATCTGCGGGCGATCACCGAGGCGGTCGTTTCGGGCGACGGCGAAAATGCCGCCGGGACCGTCGAGGCGTATCTGAACGCCAGCGCGTTGCGCATGGTGGCGGCCTACACGAACGGCGGCTAG
- a CDS encoding Ppx/GppA phosphatase family protein, protein MRLGVLDVGSNTVHLLVVDAHRGGHPTPMSSTKATLRLSEATDSSGKITKRGADKLVSTIDEFAKIAVSSGCAELMAFATSAVRDAENSDDVLARVRKETGVELQVLRGVDESRLTFLAVRRWFGWSAGRIINLDIGGGSLELSSGVDEEPEVALSLPLGAGRLTREWLPDDPPGRRRVAMLRDWLDAEVAEASATVLEAGEPDLAVATSKTFRSLARLTGAAPSADGPRVKRTLTANGLRQLIAFISRMTAVDRAELEGVSAERAPQIVAGALVAEASMRALSIETVDICPWALREGLILRKLDSEADGTALVETSVRDAKGQVVDRNAANRSRGNKP, encoded by the coding sequence GTGCGATTGGGCGTGCTGGACGTGGGGAGCAATACGGTCCACCTGCTGGTGGTCGACGCTCATCGTGGTGGGCATCCGACACCGATGAGTTCGACGAAGGCCACGCTGCGGCTGTCCGAGGCCACCGACAGCTCGGGCAAGATCACCAAGCGTGGCGCCGACAAGCTGGTTTCCACGATCGACGAATTCGCCAAGATCGCGGTCAGCTCCGGTTGTGCCGAGTTGATGGCCTTCGCCACATCCGCGGTCCGAGATGCCGAGAATTCCGATGACGTGCTCGCCCGGGTGCGCAAAGAGACCGGTGTCGAGCTGCAGGTGCTGCGCGGTGTCGACGAGTCGCGACTGACCTTCCTGGCGGTGCGCCGGTGGTTCGGGTGGAGCGCGGGACGCATCATCAACCTCGACATCGGTGGTGGATCGCTGGAGTTGTCCAGCGGCGTGGACGAGGAGCCCGAGGTCGCGTTGTCGCTGCCGCTGGGTGCCGGGCGGTTGACGCGCGAATGGCTGCCTGACGATCCGCCCGGGCGCCGCCGGGTGGCGATGCTGCGTGATTGGCTGGACGCCGAGGTTGCGGAGGCCAGCGCGACCGTCCTGGAAGCCGGCGAGCCCGATCTCGCGGTGGCGACGTCGAAGACGTTCCGGTCGTTGGCGCGCCTCACCGGCGCCGCCCCGTCGGCCGACGGGCCGCGGGTAAAGAGAACCTTGACGGCCAACGGTCTGCGGCAACTAATTGCATTTATCTCTAGGATGACGGCGGTTGACCGTGCAGAACTGGAAGGAGTCAGCGCCGAGCGCGCACCGCAGATCGTGGCGGGCGCTCTGGTGGCCGAGGCGAGCATGCGAGCGCTGTCGATAGAAACGGTGGATATCTGCCCGTGGGCGCTACGGGAAGGTCTCATCTTGCGCAAACTCGACAGTGAAGCCGACGGAACTGCTCTCGTCGAGACTTCGGTGCGCGATGCTAAAGGTCAGGTAGTTGATCGGAACGCGGCCAACCGATCGAGAGGCAATAAACCATGA